The following proteins come from a genomic window of Metarhizium brunneum chromosome 2, complete sequence:
- the MLP1 gene encoding Protein MLP1, whose translation MAAAGVDVGYVAGHLGLDQPVLTTLTTEPTAELVATLLQAVAAKAHEFDTLYADKLQTDIELENVVRSSENRSQASKSTTEKALKDVEEARQKLKEEETKRQSLENELQVLKAKNSDHAAEVKSLTDKIETLQSSNRTNLSIIESHNKRDETITEELTKQHQRNVELAREVTALQQSEQNAKGLLNSAKYREESLKQQLQLARRNSEWLETELKTKSEESLKYRKEKGARIAELQRENEDVKSQVDALKRSEQQLRERLDAMQAKADEALVKLQKQEGAFATTIESYKQELEDQRRLVDMSDQLSKKHSERVRDLEAEKERLRENYENEIRRVRMELEQERQNVTEMEERISQLEGELDEAQARIEQGPPPGSAPQTPRPNGSLAGRAASPFGTPVSIRKSAMTATQAIDQLYQVKGQLASEKRRNHQLSEELDEMMTALEAKAPEIQELQAESDTLRSEIARMSELSQQSFEERDLARKAARKAESALATAQSETNILRTQLRDLGTQIQMLVFNVYAIEKGMDQLSEEEKYRLQQLERGEITEEALSDLSDTHQFITQKLVVFKDVKSLQQKNQDLMRITRELAEQLESEEALAAKHQAKEDHDRVEKLQRELENMTEESRSIKNTMESYKTERDMFRRILQQRGAGVDEASMMRSSLDGSQRAPLASIEGSEQAESLIEALRKLQSEYDSFRDAQDGVRKDLRTQIDHLSTEKNSLQTERVKLQGEVKLESERREMLQSNYIALQSENSELQKRVQALSETAAKQDIRTQQVAEELIETKGLLDSMRNETANLKAEKNLWKDIQDRMSKDNENLIEEKNRLNHLLATQQSLENERNMSESEARRKAQAKIDTLERELSDVQRRLSNETDESKKLQLRKEFESKEAQKRIDELMTSLGQIREEHVGVKTTRDHLQARVDELTVELRNAEERVGRLQPRPTPRPGLDDASQRQQELEAELHDLNNDISDLKRDLDMANTQLENAKAQAEQYRELSQSNEELLADLRGSQEQYRQEMEAMIEEKDNKIKELSQRIEDMSEELSRSNTELSQLRDSQGDVARKYEDEKTILEDELKRLKEESARHAEATRYHQQDLRAQAEIASKAQQDYEKELVKHAEAAKLVQQLRTDYNALKSESASLRAEAESAKVTLAQSESSWEDRRQHLEQEMAELTARREDVNAQNKLLHQQLEGLTAQVAALQQRRSNGDEEGDEGMSPVHVGDALEGLRELNNYLRREKDILEIQYDLKSQESKRLQQQVEYTQSQLDEARLKLDQERTQSAQSGRSSMAHQDLMEKLHELNLYRESSAALRNENSQLKDQIVEKNKKIEEMEGKVQPLEAEIDNLNMQKSYLEEEIKQIQEDRDRWQKRTEGILTKYGRVDPAEMEQLKKTISDLEAERDCLKQGEQPLREKITELDSTLESERQAWQTTRAKLTEQFKERSRKLTGEKNEAAQRVNHLQEQLDKASGDLQGAQQLAENVGKEKSELEQQVQSFKQQVEELRQQIQQHQPEQQAPAADTTSVDVVSQLEKQLADARKELEAVNAQKLGAEHQLEQLRAELQNAIAERDEATQKLQDEVAVRTNGTTSEDAAPGGTGDSTIAGLSDEERKALEERVIAAESKAAELEQRANEAENKIQQTIKERSDRMRDTLNGKLKDSRAKMEEEFKKKEDDLRLFFQQEKLIWQAENAGEKPVVSSQPPATPAKPEEQQQPAAAPSTPNVAAGGAPDLSQLDDASIRQFLSTNATVKNIIAANIKKKLETESTRIKSEFEAKIASAREQAQLMESKKSTLRINMAENKLKSATAKLGVVETAANETPQKPVVEVWELAKSAQPPPATAAPGTPAKGAKAPMTPASGAATPAAAATAVAQHPVQTATPASKPASGAVPSPAPATNNPFAVPADATKSDAPNPFAVKTEPAAAAETRAQQPAQAKQHQSQQQGQQAQPVRSNIPMPRGGGRGRGGPYVPPSQRGASGNQDGGAVGQGGRGRGGHRGGRGGMNPGVADFQPGTKRPRGDSEAGGGAKRARGAH comes from the exons ATGGCGGCTGCAGGCGTCGATGTGGGTTATGTCGCTGGCCACTTAGGCCTTGACCAACCCGTGTTGACAACACTGACGACCGAACCGACGGCGGAATTGGTGGCCACGCTGCTTCaagccgttgccgccaaggCTCACGAATTTGACACATTATACGCCGACAAGCTTCAGACCGATATTGAATTGGAAAATGTGGTTAGGAGCTCCGAAAACAGATCACAAGCCTCAAAGTCCACTACAGAAAAGGCACTGAAGGATGTTGAAGAGGCTAGGCAGAAACTCAAGGAAGAAG AGACGAAGCGACAATCCTTGGAGAACGAATTACAGGTGCTAAAGGCCAAGAATTCTGATCACGCTGCTGAAGTGAAGAGTCTTACCGACAAGATTGAGACTCTGCAGTCGTCAAACCGGACTAACCTAAGCATCATCGAATCACACAACAAACGCGACGAAACCATCACCGAGGAGCTTACGAAGCAGCACCAGCGTAATGTCGAACTTGCTCGAGAGGTAACGGCTCTCCAACAGTCAGAACAAAATGCCAAGGGTCTACTCAACAGCGCCAAATACCGCGAGGAGTCATTGAAGCAACAACTTCAGCTGGCTCGCCGCAACAGCGAATGGCTTGAGACTGAGCTGAAGACCAAGAGCGAAGAGTCTCTGAAATACAGAAAGGAAAAGGGCGCTCGCATTGCAGAGCTCCAGCGCGAAAACGAGGATGTCAAGTCACAAGTCGACGCTCTCAAACGATctgagcagcagctccgcGAACGTCTTGATGCCATGCAGGCCAAGGCGGATGAGGCCCTTGTTAAGCTACAGAAACAAGAAGGCGCCTTTGCCACAACTATCGAAAGCTACAAGCAAGAACTTGAGGATCAGAGGCGGCTTGTTGATATGTCTGACCAGCTGAGCAAAAAGCACTCGGAACGTGTGCGGGACCTTGAGGCTGAGAAAGAGCGTCTAAGAGAAAACTACGAAAATGAAATCAGAAGGGTTCGTATGGAGCTGGAACAAGAACGGCAAAACGtgacggagatggaggagagAATCAGTCAACTCGAAGGCGAACTTGACGAAGCCCAGGCTCGTATAGAACAGGGCCCTCCACCCGGTTCAGCGCCGCAAACACCACGTCCGAATGGCTCGTTGGCGGGCCGTGCAGCTTCGCCATTCGGCACCCCCGTCTCCATTCGCAAGTCGGCAATGACCGCTACCCAAGCTATTGACCAACTGTATCAGGTCAAAGGACAGCTGGCCAGCGAGAAGCGAAGGAATCATCAACTCTCGGAGGAGCTTGACGAAATGATGACGGCTCTTGAAGCCAAGGCACCCGAGATTCAAGAGTTGCAAGCTGAGTCTGATACGCTACGCAGCGAAATCGCACGCATGTCCGAGCTTTCCCAGCAAAGCTTTGAAGAGCGAGATCTTGCGAGAAAGGCAGCTCGCAAGGCGGAAAGCGCCCTGGCGACGGCTCAATCTGAGACAAACATTCTGCGAACACAACTTCGGGATCTGGGAACCCAGATTCAGATGCTTGTTTTCAATGTATATGCTATTGAAAAGGGCATGGATCAACTGAGCGAGGAAGAGAAGTACCGCTTGCAGCAGCTGGAGAGGGGAGAGATCACAGAAGAGGCTCTTTCTGATCTCTCCGACACACATCAATTCATTACCCAGAAGCTGGTGGTTTTCAAAGACGTCAAGTCTCTGCagcaaaagaaccaagactTGATGCGCATTACCCGTGAACTTGCCGAGCAGCTTGAGAGTGAAGAAGCTCTCGCCGCAAAACATCAAGCTAAGGAGGATCATGATCGTgtcgagaagctgcagcGCGAGCTTGAGAACATGACTGAGGAGAGCCGATCGATTAAGAATACGATGGAGAGTTACAAGACGGAGCGAGACATGTTCCGACGAATTCTCCAACAGCGCGGTGCGGGTGTCGACGAGGCCTCCATGATGCGTAGCTCTCTAGATGGTAGCCAGCGCGCACCCCTCGCTAGCATAGAGGGTAGTGAGCAGGCCGAGTCCCTCATCGAGGCTCTCCGAAAATTACAATCAGAGTACGACAGCTTCAGAGATGCCCAAGATGGTGTCCGCAAAGATCTTCGCACTCAAATTGATCACTTGTCCACGGAGAAGAATTCACTTCAGACAGAACGCGTCAAATTGCAGGGTGAGGTGAAACTAGAATCTGAACGACGAGAGATGCTGCAGAGCAACTACATTGCCTTACAGTCTGAAAATTCTGAACTTCAGAAGAGGGTCCAGGCCTTGTCGGAGACTGCCGCAAAGCAGGACATTCGCACACAGCAGGTTGCCGAGGAACTCATTGAAACCAAGGGCTTGTTGGATAGTATGAGAAACGAAACCGCCAACTTGAAGGCCGAGAAAAATCTTTGGAAAGACATACAGGACCGTATGAGCAAGGACAACGAGAACTTGATCGAAGAAAAGAACCGACTAAACCACCTTCTCGCCACTCAACAGTCCTTGGAAAATGAACGCAACATGTCTGAGTCTGAAGCCAGACGAAAGGCGCAAGCCAAGATTGACACCCTCGAGCGCGAGTTGTCTGATGTCCAGAGAAGGCTCTCTAATGAGACAGATGAAAGCAAGAAGCTGCAGCTCCGAAAGGAATTCGAATCAAAAGAGGCGCAGAAGAGAATTGATGAGCTCATGACAAGCCTTGGCCAGATCCGCGAGGAACATGTTGGCGTCAAGACAACTCGAGATCACTTGCAGGCTCGAGTTGATGAGCTGACGGTTGAACTGCGAAATGCCGAAGAACGTGTCGGCCGCTTGCAGCCTCGGCCTACGCCACGACCTGGCCTAGATGACGCAAGTCAACGACAGCAAGAGCTTGAGGCAGAGCTTCACGACCTCAACAACGATATCTCTGACCTCAAACGGGATCTTGACATGGCCAATACCCAACTCGAGAATGCAAAGGCGCAGGCTGAGCAATACAGGGAGCTAAGTCAGAGTAATGAGGAATTGCTCGCAGACTTGCGCGGTTCTCAAGAGCAGTACAGAcaggagatggaggccatgATTGAAGAGAAGGATAATAAAATCAAAGAGCTCAGTCAACGGATCGAAGACATGTCCGAGGAGCTGTCTCGTTCAAATACGGAGCTATCACAGTTGCGTGATTCCCAAGGCGACGTTGCTCGAAAGTATGAGGACGAAAAGACGATTCTGGAGGATGAGCTGAAGCGTTTGAAGGAAGAGAGTGCCAGGCATGCTGAGGCCACTAGATATCATCAGCAAGATTTACGGGCCCAGGCTGAGATTGCTTCCAAGGCGCAGCAAGACTATGAGAAGGAGTTGGTCAAGCACGCTGAAGCTGCGAAGCTCGTCCAGCAACTGCGCACCGATTACAATGCGCTTAAGAGTGAATCAGCATCCCTACGAGCAGAAGCTGAATCAGCCAAGGTTACCCTTGCGCAAAGCGAGAGCTCCTGGGAGGATCGCCGGCAGCACCTAGAACAGGAAATGGCTGAGTTGACGGCTCGACGTGAGGACGTTAATGCTCAAAACAAACTGCTGCACCAGCAGCTTGAGGGCTTGACCGCCCAAGTTGCAGCGTTGCAGCAGAGAAGATCAAACGGCGATGAAGAGGGCGATGAGGGCATGTCGCCCGTACATGTTGGAGATGCTTTGGAAGGGCTACGAGAACTCAACAACTACCTACGTCGTGAGAAGGACATACTCGAAATTCAATACGACTTAAAGTCACAAGAATCTAAACGCCTCCAGCAGCAAGTCGAGTACACGCAGTCCCAGTTGGACGAGGCTCGCTTGAAACTCGACCAAGAGCGAACACAATCTGCGCAGAGTGGCCGTTCATCAATGGCACACCAAGACTTGATGGAAAAACTCCACGAGCTCAATTTGTACCGCGAAAGCAGTGCCGCTCTCCGCAACGAGAACAGTCAACTGAAGGATCAGATAGTTGAGAAGAATAAGAAGAttgaggagatggagggtAAAGTTCAACCGCTCGAAGCTGAGATTGACAATCTTAATATGCAAAAGTCGTATCTTGAGGAGGAGATCAAGCAGATCCAGGAGGACCGTGACCGCTGGCAAAAGCGGACTGAAGGCATCCTCACCAAATACGGGCGTGTTGACCCAGCTGAGATGGAGCAACTCAAGAAAACCATCTCTGACCTTGAGGCTGAGCGTGATTGTCTCAAACAGGGCGAGCAGCCGCTTCGAGAGAAGATTACCGAACTTGACTCAACACTGGAGAGCGAACGTCAAGCTTGGCAAACAACTCGCGCCAAGCTTACCGAGCAATTCAAAGAGCGGTCTAGAAAGCTCACCGGCGAGAAGAATGAAGCTGCTCAGCGTGTCAACCATTTGCAGGAGCAACTTGACAAGGCAAGTGGTGATCTCCAAGGTGCCCAGCAACTCGCCGAAAACGTTGGAAAAGAGAAGTCGGAGCTTGAGCAACAAGTTCAATCTTTCAAACAACAAGTGGAGGAGCTTCGACAACAAATCCAACAGCATCAGCCTGAGCAACAGGCCCCAGCTGCTGATACGACATCCGTTGACGTCGTCAGTCAATTAGAGAAGCAACTGGCCGATGCTCGCAAGGAACTGGAAGCAGTAAACGCCCAAAAACTTGGGGCGGAACACCAGCTTGAACAGCTTCGTGCAGAGCTGCAAAATGCTATTGCTGAGCGTGACGAGGCGACTCAGAAGTTGCAGGATGAGGTGGCCGTTCGGACCAATGGCACAACTAGTGAGGATGCCGCTCCAGGAGGAACGGGTGACAGCACAATCGCTGGTCTGTCTGATGAAGAGCGAAAGGCATTGGAGGAGAGAGTGATTGCTGCAGAGTCCAAGGCTGCCGAATTAGAACAGAGAGCCAATGAGGCGGAGAACAAAATCCAGCAAACTATTAAAGAGCGATCCGATAGAATGCGTGATACTCTTAACGGCAAACTCAAGGATAGCCGGGCcaagatggaagaggagttcaagaagaaggaagatgATCTCAGACTTTTTTTCCAACAGGAGAAGCTCATCTGGCAGGCGGAAAATGCGGGCGAGAAGCCCGTTGTGTCTTCCCAACCGCCTGCAACACCAGCCAAACCCGAAGAGCAGCAACAACCTGCCGCAGCGCCCTCTACACCGAATGTGGCCGCGGGCGGTGCCCCGGACCTTTCTCAGCTAGACGATGCCAGCATCCGGCAGTTCCTGTCCACCAACGCAACTGTTAAGAACATTATTGCTGCTAACATAAAGAAAAAGCTGGAGACAGAAAGTACTAGAATCAAGTCCGAGTTTGAAGCCAAGATTGCATCAGCTCGGGAGCAAGCTCAGCTGATGGAGTCTAAGAAATCCACTCTCCGTATTAATATGGCCGAGAACAAACTGAAGTCGGCCACGGCTAAGTTGGGTGTCGTGGAAACTGCAGCAAACGAGACGCCACAGAAGCCAGTTGTGGAAGTTTGGGAACTTGCGAAATCTGCACAACCGCCTCCAGCGACGGCGGCACCTGGAACGCCAGCAAAGGGAGCAAAAGCTCCAATGACTCCAGCTTCGGGTGCCGCAacgcctgctgctgctgctactgcAGTCGCTCAGCACCCTGTACAAACAGCGACCCCCGCATCTAAGCCAGCTTCTGGTGCTGTTCCttcgccggcgccggcgactAATAACCCGTTTGCTGTTCCGGCAGATGCGACCAAGTCTGACGCGCCTAACCCCTTTGCCGTGAAGACTgagccagcagcagctgcagaGACGCGGGCGCAACAACCTGCACAGGCTAAGCAACACCAATCGCaacaacaaggccaacagGCCCAACCTGTTCGATCTAACATTCCTATGCCACGAGGGGGTGGCCGGGGAAGAGGTGGCCCATATGTTCCTCCTTCGCAGCGAGGTGCTAGTGGAAACCAAGATGGAGGTGCGGTCGGTCAAGGTGGACGGGGCAGAGGAGGCCATagaggaggtcgaggaggGATGAACCCGGGCGTTGCGGACTTCCAACCTGGAACCAAGCGTCCTCGAGGAGATTCTGAGGCTGGAGGCGGCGCCAAAAGAGCTCGTGGAGCACATTGA
- the MAK5 gene encoding ATP-dependent RNA helicase MAK5: protein MVPQSKKRKVSPTTGPEPKRNKNLQKAGTRPKAHAKTSGKFKNKTKPTPVGRAVLDPSALAWESVGEDFGGLQVLSGVDVVKNGEAVQFVVKSDKTNSQPVVSDSEDEEESFEGFGDDIVAREPVDSGEAGDSQDSLEGEKSQETISAVKQGKASKTQKGQQQSDNGTQKKSKQQKIADKKLQKSASHGAGNEFLALAAMADEEAETDDLDMGDWVALNLSPNLVSAIAKLGFSKPTAIQEKSIPEIIAGGDVIGKAQTGSGKTLAFGIPIVEKWLDTHEEQEDQAGDDDDQPNKKNREGPMAVILSPTRELAKQIGDHIKAVCDGLPASPYICVVTGGLSIQKQQRQLEKADIVIGTPGRLWEVLDGDAKLQEQFTRIKFLVVDEADRLFKVGQFKEAEDIIGALDRENPEENGYSDTSDAEDETRERQTLVFSATFDKNLQTKLAGKGKSAKTGSDEEKMAYLMKCLKFRGEPKFIDVNPVSQMADNLREGLIECGAMEKDLYLYTVLLLNPGRRTLVFTNSISAVRRITPLLQHLNQNALPLHSQMIQKARLRSLEKFTAARNTILVATDVAARGLDIKEVDQVIHYHVPRAADTYVHRSGRTARADRSGVSIILCSPDEVLPTRRLASKVHAERASSGKKQHIIESLPIDRKIASRLKPRLDLAKKITDAILAKEKAHSNDAWLRNAAEELGVEYDSEEFEATESSGWGGGSRGGGRRRKEKEAKALTKAEMGVLKAQLRQELSQRVNLGVSERYITGGRVDVAQLLKERDNSVRGIFLGGDNLGLGLGL, encoded by the exons ATGGTACCACAGTCTAAGAAGCGCAAGGTTTCGCCGACCACTGGGCCTGAACCGAAGCGAAACAAGAACTTGCAAAAGGCAGGCACCCGACCGAAAGCACATGCGAAGACGAGCGGAAAGTtcaagaacaagacgaaaCCTACTCCGGTTGGACGTGCCGTACTCGATCCCTCGGCCCTGGCATGGGAATCAGTGGGTGAAGATTTTGGCGGACTTCAGGTCCTCTCTGGCGTGGACGTGGTGAAGAATGGCGAAGCAGTCCAGTTCGTCGTGAAGAGCGATAAAACGAACAGTCAGCCCGTAGTGTCCGATagcgaagatgaagaggagtCTTTTGAAGGGTTTGGCGACGACATTGTGGCGCGCGAGCCTGTCGATTCCGGCGAAGCTGGCGATTCTCAAGATAGCTTGGAGGGCGAGAAATCTCAAGAAACGATTTCAGCAGTCAAGCAGGGCAAGGCCAGCAAGACCCAAAAGGGGCAACAACAAAGCGACAACGGCACGCAGAAGAAATCCAAACAACAGAAGATTGCCGACAAAAAGCTACAAAAGTCCGCTTCACATGGGGCCGGCAACGAGTTCCTGGCGCTGGCAGCAATGGCGGACGAAGAAGCCGAAACCGACGACCTCGACATGGGCGACTGGGTGGCGTTGAATTTGTCGCCCAACTTGGTGTCGGCGATTGCAAAGTTGGGATTCTCGAAGCCGACTGCCATTCAAGAAAAGTCGATACCGGAAATTATTGCCGGCGGAGATGTGATTGGTAAAGCGCAGACTGGTTCCGGAAAAACACTGGCTTTTGGTATTCCCATTGTCGAAAAATGGCTGGACACGCATGAGGAGCAAGAAGACCAGGCgggggatgatgatgaccaGCCGAACAAGAAGAACAGGGAAGGTCCCATGGCTGTGATTCTCAGCCCGACAAGAGAATTAGCTAAGCAGATTGGTGATCACATTAAAGCCGTATGCGACGGGCTTCCCGCATCTCCATATATTTGCGTTGTTACCGGAGGCTTGAGTATTCAGAAGCAACAACGACAGTTGGAGAAGGCAGATATCGTGATTGGTACCCCAGGTCGCTTGTGGGAGGTGCTTGATGGAGATGCAAAGCTCCAAGAACAGTTTACTCGAATCAAGTTCTTGGTGGTCGATGAGGCGGATAGGCTTTTCAAAGTCGGACAGTTCAAGGAGGCGGAAGATATTATTGGCGCCTTGGATAGAGAGAACCCCGAAGAGAATGGATACTCTGACACTTCTGATGCAGAAGATGAAACCAGGGAGCGGCAAACGTTGGTATTTTCGGCTACTTTTGACAAGAACTTGCAGACAAAACTCGCAGGCAAGGGCAAGAGTGCCAAAACTGGGAGTGACGAGGAAAAGATGGCGTATCTCATGAAGTGTCTCAAGTTCCGGGGCGAGCCCAAGTTCATCGATGTCAATCCTGTGAGCCAGATGGCGGATAATCTTCGCGAGGGTCTGATTGAGTGCGGAGCGATGGAAAAG GATCTCTATCTATATACAGTGCTCTTATTAAACCCCGGCCGTCGAACACTGGTTTTTACTAATTCCATTTCCGCCGTTCGCCGAATCacccccctcctccagcaCCTCAACCAAAACGCACTGCCCTTGCACTCACAAATGATCCAAAAGGCTCGCCTGCGGTCCCTGGAAAAGTTCACCGCAGCACGAAACACCATTCTCGTAGCTACCGATGTTGCTGCGCGAGGTCTCGATATCAAGGAAGTGGACCAGGTTATTCACTATCACGTCCCGCGTGCCGCAGACACTTACGTCCATCGCTCGGGCCGCACAGCCCGCGCCGACCGCAGCGGTGTCAGCATCATCCTCTGCTCGCCGGATGAAGTCCTCCCGACCAGAAGACTTGCCAGTAAAGTCCACGCCGAGCGAGCCTCATCTGGCAAGAAACAGCACATCATTGAGAGCCTGCCCATCGACCGGAAGATTGCCTCTCGTCTTAAACCACGCTTGGATCTGGCCAAGAAAATCACAGATgcaatcttggccaaggaaaaGGCCCACAGCAACGATGCTTGGCTCCGCAacgcggccgaggagctcggTGTGGAATATGACTCTGAGGAATTCGAGGCCACCGAGTCGAGTGGTTGGGGTGGAGGCAGCAGAGGCGGCGGTCGACggaggaaggagaaggaggcgaAGGCTTTGACCAAGGCGGAGATGGGTGTACTAAAGGCTCAGCTGAGGCAAGAGTTGAGTCAGAGGGTGAATTTGGGCGTGAGCGAACGGTACATTACAGGCGGCAGAGTAGATGTTGCGCAGCTGTTGAAGGAGAGGGATAATTCGGTACGCGGCATCTTCTTGGGCGGTGATAATTTGGGACTGGGTCTGGGCCTGTGA